Proteins co-encoded in one Pocillopora verrucosa isolate sample1 chromosome 1, ASM3666991v2, whole genome shotgun sequence genomic window:
- the LOC136279275 gene encoding uncharacterized protein — MGSPLGPLMANVFMCHLEEKLTCEGLVPQLCKRYVDDTLARMPSVDVAAEFLSTLNGLHPSLTFTMELPVDNKIPFIGIEIVKNGTKLETQVYRKPTNTGLLLHFQSHTDKRYKDSLIQTMIHRAYSLSSTTEAFNAECAKLRSIFSRLDYPMSVIDSAIKKFLFLNSSANKAERNNDDSSTVRISLPFKDQVAANVVRKRLRDLSHKIGPTLQPVFASKKLGQDLRPKKIQAVNC; from the coding sequence ATGGGCTCGCCCCTTGGTCCTCTAATGGCCAATGTCTTCATGTGtcatcttgaagaaaagctTACATGCGAGGGCTTGGTGCCCCAGTTGTGCAAGAGGTACGTCGATGATACGCTGGCTAGAATGCCTAGCGTTGATGTTGCTGCTGAGTTTCTTAGTACTCTGAATGGCCTACACCCCAGTCTAACATTTACGATGGAGCTTCCTGTGGATAACAAGATCCCTTTTATTGGCATTGAAATCGTCAAGAACGGAACTAAACTTGAAACTCAAGTTTAcagaaaaccaacaaacaccGGATTGCTCCTACATTTCCAAAGTCACACGGATAAGCGCTATAAAGACTCTTTAATACAGACAATGATACATCGTGCCTATTCCTTGTCGTCTACAACAGAGGCTTTCAATGCAGAATGTGCCAAGTTGCGCTCTATATTTAGTCGCCTTGACTATCCAATGAGTGTTATTGATTCTGCTatcaaaaagtttctttttctaaattccTCAGCGAACAAAGCAGAAAGAAACAATGATGATAGTAGCACAGTAAGAATTAGTCTTCCTTTTAAAGATCAAGTGGCCGCTAATGTGGTTCGTAAGCGGTTACGCGATCTTAGCCATAAGATTGGCCCTACTTTGCAACCAGTTTTCGCGAGCAAGAAATTGGGGCAAGACCTCAGacccaaaaaaattcaagccgTCAATTGTTAA
- the LOC131784759 gene encoding uncharacterized protein, with product MSRDFDGAHRSSRWRPVCSRLANRPSFLPFHRKSNNSKPFLAPYRSVQDERFQFLMEFLEYLRSWKESTENRPGNFSQNARVRMFLSWQTYEGFQLTVQSTIESTKFLLQEGMEYVLTERFCQDPAEEFFGKQRQLGRRSDNPEISQFGYNSNTIRIERSISRQSGNTRGRKDKKRAWVQVTDEKLPCRKKLKL from the exons aTGTCACGTGATTTTGATGGTGCACACAGATCTTCAAGATGGCGACCAGTCTGTAGTCGTCTTGCGAATCGCCCGTCTTTTCTCCCGTTTCATCGAAAATCAAACAACAGTAAGCCATTCTTGGCTCCTTACAGATCTGTTCAGGATGAAAG ATTTCAGTTCTTGATGGAATTCCTCGAGTATCTGAGAAGCTGGAAAGAGAGCACAGAAAACAGACCTGGAAACTTCAGTCAGAATGCAAGGGTACGCATGTTTCTCTCCTGGCAGACGTACGAAGGCTTCCAGCTTACTGTTCAATCTACCATTGAATCTACTAAGTTCCTTCTTCAAGAGGGTATGGAGTATGTTCTGACGGAACGATTCTGTCAGGATCCTGCAGAAGAGTTCTTTGGTAAGCAGCGACAGCTCGGTAGACGAAGTGACAACCCAGAAATAAGTCAGTTTGGGTACAATAGCAACACTATAAGAATTGAGAGGTCAATTTCACGTCAAAGTGGAAACACTAGAGGCAGGAAGGACAAGAAGAGAGCATGGGTGCAGGTTACAGATGAGAAATTGCCGTGTCGAAAAAAGCTCAAACTTTAA
- the LOC136284357 gene encoding angiopoietin-related protein 7-like, producing MVKGRKIINPALLLLAMCWAVNKLALALVIPAKNCAELYKCGQTISGVYTIDPDGSGAFDVYCDQTTAGGGWTVIQKRLCNIADFNRTWDDYKKGFGDFLVREFWLGLNKIQRLTQNKTENKLRVDLGVNASKTVHAEYEWFGIENETAHYKLHIGNISSATVEDSLSGHNGTLFSTWNRFPADHDCARKYGGGWWYLYIDGVCTVNSNLNGICPHSGSNCTIHWAKLNPKAKNNDPKTSEMKVRPADFS from the exons ATGGTTAAAGGTCGAAAAATAA TAAATCCTGCTTTGCTGCTTTTGGCGATGTGTTgggcagtaaataaattagcTCTAGCGCTTGTAATCCCAG CTAAGAACTGTGCTGAGCTTTACAAGTGCGGCCAAACCATCAGTGGTGTTTATACAATCGACCCTGATGGTTCAGGTGCCTTTGATGTGTATTGTGACCAAACGACagctggtggaggatggacagtgatccagaaGAGACTATGTAACATTGCTGATTTCAACCGCACCTGGGATGATTACAAAAAGGGGTTCGGTGATTTCCTCGTTCGTGAATTTTGGCTGGGACTGAACAAGATCCAACGTCTGACgcaaaacaagacagaaaacaaaCTCCGCGTGGATCTAGGAGTAAATGCGAGCAAAACTGTTCACGCTGAGTACGAATGGTTTGGTATTGAGAATGAGACAGCCCATTACAAGCTACACATCGGCAATATTTCAT CTGCTACTGTTGAGGATTCTCTCTCCGGTCATAATGGCACGTTATTTAGTACGTGGAATAGATTTCCAGCTGATCATGATTGTGCACGGAAATATGGGGGAGGCTGGTGGTACCTGTACATTGATGGAGTTTGTACTGTTAACTCAAATCTTAACGGCATCTGTCCTCATTCTGGAAGTAATTGCACAATTCACTGGGCAAAATTAAACCCTAAAGCTAAAAACAACGACCCcaaaacatctgaaatgaaaGTCAGACCAGCAGACTTTTCCTAG